A single region of the Hippoglossus hippoglossus isolate fHipHip1 chromosome 17, fHipHip1.pri, whole genome shotgun sequence genome encodes:
- the LOC117778890 gene encoding sodium- and chloride-dependent GABA transporter 2-like, which translates to MEPAANPVKELMKDDSIPNHPTSKCNERGQWANKTEFFLAVVGEIIGLGNVWRFPYLCFKNGGGVFLIPYVLFLVTCGIPIFFLELSLGQLTGQGSITCWRKICPILEGLGYGGQVLMLYTVMYYIVILAWGVFYLFSSFNSELPWASCNNTWNTGECVDFLVNHSSNNSKSPNATSPFGEFWQRRVLGLSGGIEEMGSVRWDLAGCLLLSWIVCYFCVWKGVKSSGKVVYFTATFPYLMMIVLLIRGLTLPGAIDGIRFYLSPDLTHLANPQVWMDAASQVLFSYAVGTGCLTSLGSYNKYNNNCYKDAFALCLLNSATSLVAGFAIFSVLGFMSYELGVDIATVAESGPGLAFIAYPRAVAMMPLPQLWAACFFLMIVFLGVDSQFVYLECLVTSISDMYPSFFLTGHRRKLLLLVICGMSLLIGLCMVTEGGLYVFQLFDYYACTGIPFLLIATLETICIGWVYGADRYYNNIRDMIGYRPSLYMKYCWKFITPCLSASVLLFSLIKFTPLTYNNTYHYPWWGHVLGLLLAASSVLMVPLWCLYSLAVTPGTLRQRVKMVTTPADDMLRAPGETSTSKTCTFNKPKHTDLHEASKDLGEGLLHGEGQTVV; encoded by the exons ATGGAGCCAGCAGCGAATCCAGTGAAGGAGCTGATGAAAGATGACAGTATTCCAAATCATCCCACATCAAAGTGTAATGAGAGAGGCCAGTGGGCCAACAAGACGGAGTTCTTTTTGGCAGTAGTTGGTGAAATCATTGGCCTGGGAAATGTTTGGAGATTCCCATATCTGTGCTTCAAAAATGGAGGTG GGGTTTTCCTGATTCCTTATGTTTTGTTCCTGGTCACATGTGGAATCCCCATCTTCTTTCTGGAGTTGTCTCTGGGGCAGCTAACTGGTCAGGGTTCAATCACATGTTGGAGGAAAATATGCCCTATACTTGAAG GTTTAGGCTATGGCGGTCAAGTACTTATGCTTTACACTGTGATGTATTACATCGTCATCTTGGCTTGGGGAGTCTTCtacctcttctcctccttcaacTCTGAGCTCCCCTGGGCCAGTTGTAACAACACCTGGAATACAG GGGAATGTGTGGATTTTCTCGTCAATCATTCATCAAATAATTCCAAATCTCCAAATGCAACATCTCCATTTGGGGAATTCTGGCA GAGAAGAGTCCTGGGTTTGTCAGGAGGAATTGAAGAGATGGGTAGTGTCCGCTGGGACCTGGCTGGATGTCTTCTGCTGAGCTGGATTGTTTGTTACTTCTGTGTCTGGAAAGGAGTCAAGTCTTCAGGAAAG gtcGTCTACTTCACAGCCACATTTCCTTATCTGATGATGATTGTGTTGTTGATCCGTGGTCTGACTTTGCCAGGAGCTATAGATGGTATTCGATTTTACCTTTCTCCTGATCTGACACATCTGGCTAATCCTCAG GTGTGGATGGATGCTGCCAGCCAGGTATTATTTTCTTATGCTGTGGGCACTGGCTGTTTGACATCTTTGGGAAgttacaacaaatacaacaacaactgcTACAA GGATGCATTTGCCCTGTGCTTACTGAACAGTGCAACCAGCCTTGTTGCTGGCTTTGCAATATTCTCCGTCCTTGGCTTCATGTCCTATGAGTTGGGTGTTGACATCGCAACAGTGGCTGAATCAG GTCCCGGCCTGGCATTCATTGCCTATCCTCGAGCAGTTGCAATGATGCCATTACCCCAACTCTGGGCTGCCTGTTTCTTTCTTATGATTGTCTTCCTTGGAGTGGATAGTCAG TTTGTGTATCTGGAATGTCTGGTAACATCCATATCAGATATGTATCCGTCCTTCTTTTTAACTGGTCATCGACGTAAACTACTCCTGCTGGTCATCTGTGGCATGTCCTTACTCATCGGTCTCTGCATGGTCACTGAG GGAGGACTCTATGTATTTCAGCTTTTTGACTACTACGCCTGTACTGGTATCCCATTCTTACTTATTGCCACTTTGGAGACCATTTGTATAGGATGGGTTTATG GTGCTGATCGTTATTACAATAACATCAGGGACATGATTGGCTACAGACCTTCACTTTACATGAAATATTGTTGGAAGTTCATCACACCATGTTTGTCGGCT AGCGTCttgcttttctctctgatcAAATTCACCCCTCTGACATACAACAACACCTACCACTACCCATGGTGGGGCCATGTCCTTGGGCTACTTCTTGCAGCCTCTTCAGTCCTCATGGTGCCGCTGTGGTGTCTCTACAGTCTGGCTGTAACTCCAGGAACACTAAGACAG AGAGTGAAAATGGTGACCACTCCAGCAGATGACATGTTAAGGGCACCAGGGGAGACAAGTACATCTAAGACATGCACTTTCAACAAACCCAAACATACGGACTTACATGAGGCCTCCAAAGACTTGGGAGAAGGCCTTCTACATGGAGAAGGCCAAACGGTAGTCTAG
- the wu:fc46h12 gene encoding uncharacterized protein wu:fc46h12, which yields MDLRFLFIASALVLGATVTMPLAEETAQCKVKWLFGISCSEVNEKLVSQIKAWQSRPSCLSAGERCSYELVSTAPYLIKATHMSPKTKKVNDLQFLLEQSTVCKMSGDAVSAVSKDPADNNTNYCSLQNLMDGSGLIDAEGYKQFSNKWICPGFDTANCTLS from the exons ATGGACCTGAGATTCCTGTTTATCGCCTCAGCTCTCGTTCTGGGGGCCACCGTCACCATGCCCCTGGCAGAGGAAACCGCACAGTGCAAAGTCAAATG GTTGTTTGGCATTTCATGCAGTGAAGTTAATGAGAAGCTGGTGAGCCAGATCAAGGCCTGGCAGAGCAGGCCGAGCTGTCTATCTGCAGGGGAGAGGTGCTCGTATGAG CTTGTGTCGACAGCTCCGTACCTGATCAAAGCCACGCACATGTCtccaaaaacaaagaaagtcaACGACCTTCAGTTCCTTCTGGAGCAGTCCACTGTTTGCAAGATGAGt GGTGATGCTGTGTCCGCGGTTTCCAAAGACCCTGCTGACAATAACACAAACTACTGCAGCCTCCAGAACCTGATGGACG GGAGTGGCCTGATTGATGCTGAAGGATACAAACAGTTCAGCAACAAGTGGATCTGCCCTGGGTTTGATACGGCAAACTGTACCTTATCTTAA